A window of the Microbacterium sp. AZCO genome harbors these coding sequences:
- a CDS encoding enoyl-CoA hydratase — MTDYETIIVETRGRVGWITLNRPQALNALNTQVCAEVVDAATRFDADEGIGAIVLTGSERAFAAGADIKEMESKTGLDMILGDHFGGWPTFAAVRTPVIAAVSGYALGGGCELAMMCDIIIAADTATFGQPEINLGVMPGMGGSQRLIRAVGYYKAADLILTGRTMDAAEAERAGLVSRVVPAAELLAEAGKVADTIAAKSLPSVYAAKAALDTAMETPLAEGLRFERHVFAALFDTHDQKEGMAAFREKRQPDFTNR, encoded by the coding sequence ATGACCGACTACGAAACGATCATCGTCGAGACGCGAGGACGCGTCGGCTGGATCACCCTCAACCGTCCCCAGGCGCTCAACGCCCTCAACACCCAGGTGTGCGCCGAGGTCGTCGACGCGGCGACACGGTTCGACGCCGACGAGGGGATCGGCGCGATCGTCCTGACGGGGTCGGAGCGCGCCTTCGCCGCCGGCGCCGACATCAAGGAGATGGAGTCCAAGACCGGGCTCGACATGATCCTCGGCGACCACTTCGGCGGCTGGCCGACCTTCGCCGCGGTGCGCACGCCCGTCATCGCGGCGGTCTCGGGCTATGCGCTCGGGGGCGGCTGCGAGCTTGCGATGATGTGCGACATCATCATCGCCGCGGACACCGCGACGTTCGGCCAGCCCGAGATCAACCTCGGCGTCATGCCGGGGATGGGCGGCTCGCAACGGCTCATCCGCGCCGTCGGGTACTACAAGGCGGCCGACCTCATCCTCACGGGGCGGACGATGGATGCCGCCGAGGCCGAACGCGCGGGACTCGTGTCGCGCGTCGTGCCTGCCGCCGAGCTCCTCGCCGAGGCCGGCAAGGTCGCCGACACGATCGCCGCGAAGTCGCTGCCCTCGGTCTACGCCGCGAAGGCCGCGCTCGACACCGCGATGGAGACGCCCCTCGCGGAGGGCCTGCGCTTCGAGCGACACGTCTTCGCGGCCCTGTTCGACACGCACGACCAGAAGGAGGGCATGGCCGCCTTCCGCGAGAAGCGTCAGCCCGATTTCACCAACCGGTGA
- a CDS encoding acyl-CoA dehydrogenase family protein, translated as MEIPVATAPSPTLTPDERAAILDAVREFAAAELAPQAIERDAKHIFPRDALAHGGELGLGGLYIREDVGGTGLSRADSVAIVEELAKADPSIAAYITIHNMVGWMIDVYGTEAQRQEWLPRLVSMRDVGSYCLTEPGAGSDAAAITTSAIRQGDEYVLTGVKQFISGASESSVYIVMARTGAAGARGITAFLVPDGLPGLSFGPEEQKMGWKAQPTRQVILDEVRVPAATVLGGEGMGFKVAMSALNGGRINIAACSLGGAQWALDRAVQYVKERFTFGEPLAEKQSVVFALADMATELRAARALVRDAALALDTKAPDAAMQCAMAKRFATDAGFRVANEALQLHGGYGYLSDYGIEKVVRDLRVHQILEGTNEIMRVIIGRELLG; from the coding sequence ATGGAAATCCCGGTCGCCACCGCACCCAGCCCAACTCTGACCCCCGACGAGCGCGCCGCCATCCTCGACGCCGTGCGCGAGTTCGCCGCCGCCGAGCTCGCGCCTCAGGCGATCGAGCGCGATGCGAAGCACATCTTCCCGCGCGACGCTCTGGCGCACGGAGGGGAGCTGGGGCTCGGAGGGCTCTACATCCGCGAAGACGTCGGCGGCACGGGCCTCTCCCGCGCGGACTCCGTCGCGATCGTCGAAGAGCTCGCGAAGGCCGACCCGTCGATCGCCGCATACATCACCATCCACAACATGGTCGGGTGGATGATCGACGTCTACGGCACCGAGGCGCAGCGGCAGGAGTGGCTTCCTCGGCTCGTCTCGATGCGCGATGTCGGCTCGTACTGCCTCACCGAGCCCGGCGCGGGCTCCGATGCCGCCGCCATCACGACGAGCGCGATCCGGCAGGGCGACGAGTACGTGCTGACCGGCGTCAAGCAGTTCATCTCGGGTGCGAGCGAGTCGTCCGTCTACATCGTCATGGCCCGCACGGGCGCGGCGGGCGCCCGCGGCATCACGGCGTTCCTCGTGCCCGATGGTCTCCCCGGCCTGTCCTTCGGGCCGGAGGAGCAGAAGATGGGCTGGAAGGCGCAGCCGACGCGCCAGGTCATCCTCGACGAGGTGCGCGTGCCCGCCGCCACCGTGCTCGGCGGCGAGGGCATGGGCTTCAAGGTCGCGATGTCGGCGCTCAACGGCGGGCGCATCAACATCGCAGCCTGCTCCCTGGGCGGCGCGCAGTGGGCGCTCGATCGGGCGGTGCAGTACGTCAAGGAGCGCTTCACGTTCGGCGAGCCGCTCGCCGAGAAGCAGAGCGTCGTCTTCGCGCTGGCCGACATGGCCACGGAGCTGCGTGCGGCGCGGGCTCTCGTGCGCGACGCCGCCCTCGCCCTCGACACGAAGGCGCCCGACGCCGCGATGCAGTGCGCCATGGCGAAGCGGTTCGCGACCGACGCCGGCTTCCGCGTCGCGAACGAGGCCCTGCAGCTGCACGGCGGCTACGGATACCTGTCGGACTACGGCATCGAGAAGGTCGTGCGCGACCTCCGCGTGCACCAGATCCTCGAGGGCACGAACGAGATCATGCGCGTCATCATCGGCCGCGAGCTCCTCGGCTAG
- a CDS encoding choice-of-anchor I family protein, producing MPSYLRRPALLVAAAAASCALALTPAIAASAEIVSHPVEYSADDAAISLAPVGSFDTGVFDESAAEIVAHYQDRLFVVSAKAGTVQVLDFSDPAAIAKKYEIASDGVANSVAIRADGLGIAAFEALTKTDPGHLVFFDARAEQPTILGSVTVGAQPDNVVITPDGRYALTANEGEPADDFSTDPEGSVSVVRLSTPKVVASRQKDVSTADFHAFEDGKLPEGVRVFGPTPHGADHPVSRNLEPEYISVVGNNAYVALQEANAVAVVQIPSARVTGIHPLGYKDYSVEKLDPSDRDNVFAPRSYAGLYGMYMPDGINAYQADGASYLVTANEGDAREWGSYVEGARAGSLPICADSPLKGKTGNADLGRLNVTKELGFDAAKGCYSSLYAFGARSFSIWTTDGDQVFDSGSQLEEITYAADPAHVNSNHTEANFEGRSDDKGPEPENLTIGQVDGRTYAFIGLERVGGVVVYDITVPAQSFFVTYLNNRDFSDNSGDLGPEGLSFIPAAESPTGTPLVAVANEVSGSTTLFEVAVTR from the coding sequence ATGCCTTCGTACCTTCGACGACCAGCCCTGCTCGTCGCCGCCGCTGCCGCCAGCTGCGCGCTCGCGCTCACTCCCGCGATCGCGGCGTCCGCCGAGATCGTCTCCCACCCCGTCGAGTACTCCGCCGACGACGCCGCGATCTCGCTCGCCCCCGTCGGCAGCTTCGACACCGGCGTCTTCGACGAGTCGGCGGCCGAGATCGTCGCCCACTACCAGGACCGCCTCTTCGTCGTGAGTGCGAAGGCGGGCACCGTGCAGGTGCTCGACTTCTCGGACCCGGCCGCGATCGCGAAGAAGTACGAGATCGCGTCCGACGGCGTCGCGAACTCCGTCGCCATCCGCGCCGACGGCCTGGGCATCGCCGCCTTCGAGGCGCTCACGAAGACGGACCCCGGCCATCTGGTGTTCTTCGACGCCCGCGCCGAGCAGCCGACGATCCTCGGCTCCGTGACCGTCGGCGCTCAGCCCGACAACGTCGTCATCACGCCGGACGGCCGCTACGCGCTGACGGCGAACGAGGGCGAGCCGGCCGACGACTTCTCGACCGACCCGGAAGGCTCGGTCTCCGTCGTCCGACTCTCGACCCCGAAGGTCGTCGCGTCCAGGCAGAAGGACGTCTCGACCGCGGACTTCCACGCGTTCGAGGACGGAAAGCTCCCCGAGGGGGTCCGCGTCTTCGGCCCCACTCCGCACGGCGCCGACCACCCCGTCTCGCGCAACCTCGAGCCGGAGTACATCTCCGTCGTCGGCAACAACGCCTACGTCGCGCTGCAGGAGGCGAACGCCGTCGCCGTCGTGCAGATCCCGTCGGCGCGGGTCACCGGCATCCATCCGCTCGGGTACAAGGACTACAGCGTCGAGAAGCTCGACCCGAGCGACCGCGACAACGTCTTCGCACCGCGCAGCTACGCGGGCCTCTACGGCATGTACATGCCGGACGGCATCAACGCGTATCAGGCCGACGGCGCGTCCTACCTCGTGACAGCCAATGAGGGCGACGCCCGTGAGTGGGGCTCGTACGTCGAGGGCGCACGCGCCGGCTCGCTGCCGATCTGCGCCGACAGCCCGCTCAAGGGCAAGACCGGCAATGCCGACCTCGGCCGGCTGAACGTCACGAAGGAGCTCGGCTTCGACGCCGCGAAGGGCTGCTACTCGAGCCTGTACGCCTTCGGCGCCCGCTCGTTCTCGATCTGGACCACCGACGGCGACCAGGTGTTCGACTCGGGCTCGCAGCTCGAGGAGATCACGTACGCGGCCGACCCCGCGCACGTGAACTCGAACCACACGGAGGCCAACTTCGAGGGACGCAGCGACGACAAGGGCCCCGAGCCGGAGAACCTCACGATCGGGCAGGTCGACGGACGCACCTACGCCTTCATCGGGCTCGAGCGCGTGGGCGGGGTCGTCGTCTACGACATCACGGTGCCGGCGCAGTCGTTCTTCGTCACGTACCTCAACAACCGCGACTTCTCCGACAACAGCGGAGATCTGGGCCCCGAGGGCCTGTCGTTCATCCCCGCGGCCGAGTCGCCGACGGGCACGCCCCTCGTCGCGGTCGCGAACGAGGTGTCGGGCTCGACGACGCTCTTCGAGGTCGCCGTCACCCGCTGA
- the pulA gene encoding pullulanase-type alpha-1,6-glucosidase codes for MSKTTTARRRVLASLAAAALVLTGSVTALAAPAAAADRTFALVGSLQDELGCSADWQPECTATELAPTGDAGLYSAEFQVPAGSYEYKVAVNDSWDENYGADGAKGGSNIPLTVAGPSTLRFTFDDTSHRIGIDVTSLRGGYSAADDALVAAPARQAGSGQQFYFVMTDRFANGDASNDTGGLTGDRLTTGFDPTSTGFYNGGDIEGLQQNLDYISGLGTSAIWLTPSFKNKPVQGSGADVSAGYHGYWITDFTQIDPHLGTNQQLQDFIAAAHAKGIKVYFDIITNHTADVISYQQGTNAYVDQKTSPYKDADGNAFDPATYAGTDSFPAMDPATSFPYTPVIADAEKNVKVPAWLNDPTLYHNRGDSTWAGESVTYGDFVGLDDIMTENPKVVNGFVDVYDTWIDLGIDGFRIDTAKHVNFEFWQKWTTKVLDYAHSHGKPDFFMFGEVYDADPTKLAPYIRKTDMNSVLDFTFQAAASSYAGGGTAKGLSTLFAGDDHYTTPDSSATALPTFLGNHDMGRIGYFLNGKSSQLQRDELAHDLLFLSRGQPVVYYGDEQGFAGTGGDRAARQTLFASQVPEYENQPLVTGETLGSQDRYSTTAPVYEHIAELSALRDANPALVNGAQIERYVADGAGVYAFSRVDRDAKVEYLVASNNATTDQTVSLKTLTAGATLTPIYGGGNAVTTDASAAASITVPALSTRVFKADRPVSAPAEAAPITVKAPGAGAALTGSVAVSAQADDSWRETSFSWRVAGGTEWHALGTAEDTQPGVFHDIAGLAAGTLVEYRAVSTDAAGHRSADSTFASVGNRVDLTATPDEPEAPEEPEPQEPTNYTNVSVPGGFNSEAGCPGDWQPDCAQVQMTKKDGIWHLKLDDLAAGTYEYKIATEKSWAENYGAGGVPGGSNITITHTGGPIEFFFDPRTKNITSTDQGPVITLPGSLQSELGCPGDWQPDCLASMMFDQNGDGVFQFTTDDLPTGSYEVKVAHNRSWDENYGAGGAPGGANISFSATAGKVTTFRYDIATHILTVKSADPPLAGTGELRAHWIDAATIAWPADLGSKAADATWQLYSSKDATLGVTPDREVTGGADPVTLTRLAGGLTAEQKATFPALASYIALHVEDQDRDAVAALLKGQLMVAQRSAAGALTAFTGVQIPGVLDDLYASAVEKLDLGVTFQGSKPTFRLWAPTAQTATLLTWNPATGSGAASGDPVRHEATWDAASGTWTVKGKTDLKGDEYLWEVAVYAPTTGKIETNAVTDPYSVALTVDSTRSVAVDLDDKQWKPKQWEKTAAPVVARPVDHAIYELHIRDFSATDETVPEYLRGTYLAFTQKSAGTAQLKQLADAGINTVHLLPSFDIASIEEDKAKQQTPACDLASLPADSPKQQECVGAVAATDAFNWGYDPYHYSVPEGSYATDPNGGARVGEFRSMVGALHGLGLQVVLDEVFNHTAASGQAPTSVLDQVVPGYYQRLNAAGNVETSTCCQNVATEHEVAQKLMVDSIVTWAREYKVDGFRFDLMGHASKANMLAIRAALDSLTLKKDGVDGKAIYLYGEGWNFGEVANNALFEQATQGQLGGTGIGTFNDRLRDGVHGGSPVRDSTYEQGFGTGLGTDPNGHGADGTPEQQLARLGTLTDLVKIGLTGNLRDFRLTAADGTVKAGDELDYNGAPAGYADQPDETINYVDAHDNNTLYDLSVLKLPTDTSMADRVRMNTLELATVTLSQSPSFWHAGTELLRSKSLDDNSYNSGDWFNRIDWTGQESTFGSGLPSQADNGDRWSILQPLLANPALKPGPADMAAAEASALDLLRVRSEVPLLRLGSADLIEKKVSFPNSGVDATPGVITMLVDDLVGKDVDPKLEGALVVFNASPEATTQTIPALKGRGFALTPALGNGSDAVVKTTTWDAATGAVTVPARSVAVLVDKEPIATSLFAAPSPIVTKAGTTVKIVGKVVAADGSAPQGTVTVTENGKIIATAPVEAAAKGAISISLPKLARGTHLLRVSFTGGEGWADSRSVVPLPVVIL; via the coding sequence GTGTCGAAGACGACCACTGCACGCCGCCGCGTGCTCGCCTCTCTCGCCGCTGCCGCCCTGGTCCTGACCGGCAGCGTCACCGCCCTCGCCGCTCCCGCGGCGGCGGCCGACCGCACGTTCGCCCTCGTCGGAAGCCTGCAGGACGAGCTCGGCTGCTCGGCAGACTGGCAGCCGGAATGCACCGCGACCGAGCTCGCCCCGACGGGAGATGCCGGGCTCTACTCCGCTGAATTCCAGGTTCCGGCGGGCTCGTACGAGTACAAGGTCGCTGTCAACGACTCGTGGGACGAGAACTACGGCGCCGACGGCGCCAAGGGCGGATCGAACATCCCGCTGACCGTCGCGGGACCCTCGACGCTGCGCTTCACGTTCGACGACACGTCGCACCGCATCGGCATCGACGTGACGTCGCTGCGGGGCGGCTACTCGGCAGCCGACGACGCCCTCGTCGCGGCGCCGGCGCGCCAGGCCGGCAGCGGTCAGCAGTTCTACTTCGTCATGACCGACCGCTTCGCGAACGGCGACGCGTCGAACGACACCGGCGGCCTCACGGGCGACCGCCTCACGACAGGCTTCGACCCGACGAGCACCGGCTTCTACAACGGCGGCGACATCGAGGGCCTGCAGCAGAACCTCGACTACATCTCGGGCCTCGGGACGAGCGCCATCTGGCTCACGCCGAGCTTCAAGAACAAGCCCGTCCAGGGCTCGGGCGCCGATGTGTCGGCCGGCTACCACGGGTACTGGATCACCGACTTCACGCAGATCGATCCGCACCTCGGCACCAACCAGCAGCTGCAGGACTTCATCGCCGCCGCCCACGCCAAGGGCATCAAGGTCTACTTCGACATCATCACGAACCACACGGCCGACGTCATCTCCTACCAGCAGGGCACGAACGCGTACGTCGACCAGAAGACCAGCCCCTACAAGGATGCCGACGGCAACGCCTTCGACCCCGCGACCTACGCCGGCACCGACTCCTTCCCCGCGATGGATCCGGCGACGTCGTTCCCCTACACGCCCGTGATCGCGGACGCCGAGAAGAACGTCAAGGTTCCCGCGTGGCTCAACGACCCGACGCTGTACCACAACCGCGGTGACTCGACGTGGGCCGGTGAGTCCGTCACGTACGGCGACTTCGTCGGGCTCGACGACATCATGACCGAGAACCCCAAGGTCGTGAACGGGTTCGTCGACGTCTACGACACGTGGATCGACCTCGGCATCGACGGGTTCCGCATCGACACGGCCAAGCACGTCAACTTCGAGTTCTGGCAGAAGTGGACCACGAAGGTCCTCGACTACGCCCACAGCCACGGCAAGCCGGACTTCTTCATGTTCGGCGAGGTCTACGACGCCGACCCGACGAAGCTCGCCCCGTACATCCGCAAGACCGACATGAACTCGGTGCTCGACTTCACCTTCCAGGCCGCGGCGAGCTCGTACGCGGGCGGCGGCACGGCGAAGGGGCTCAGCACCCTCTTCGCGGGCGACGACCACTACACCACGCCCGACTCCTCGGCGACGGCGCTGCCGACCTTCCTCGGCAACCACGACATGGGCCGCATCGGCTACTTCCTCAACGGCAAGTCGAGCCAGCTGCAGCGCGATGAGCTCGCGCACGACCTGCTGTTCCTCAGCCGCGGCCAGCCCGTCGTCTACTACGGCGACGAGCAGGGCTTCGCCGGCACGGGCGGAGACCGTGCGGCCCGGCAGACGCTCTTCGCGAGCCAGGTTCCCGAGTACGAGAACCAGCCGCTCGTCACGGGTGAGACGCTCGGCTCTCAGGACCGCTACTCCACGACCGCGCCGGTCTACGAGCACATCGCCGAGCTGTCCGCCCTCCGCGACGCGAACCCCGCGCTCGTGAACGGTGCCCAGATCGAGCGCTACGTCGCCGACGGCGCGGGCGTGTACGCCTTCTCCCGCGTGGATCGCGACGCGAAGGTCGAGTACCTCGTCGCGAGCAACAACGCGACCACCGATCAGACCGTCTCGCTGAAGACCCTCACGGCCGGCGCGACCCTTACGCCGATCTACGGAGGAGGGAACGCCGTGACGACGGATGCCTCGGCCGCGGCATCCATCACCGTCCCCGCTCTCTCGACCCGCGTCTTCAAGGCCGACCGGCCCGTCTCGGCACCGGCCGAGGCTGCGCCGATCACGGTCAAGGCTCCGGGTGCGGGCGCGGCGCTGACCGGCTCGGTCGCCGTGTCGGCGCAGGCCGACGACTCGTGGCGCGAGACGAGCTTCTCGTGGCGCGTCGCGGGCGGCACGGAGTGGCACGCCCTCGGCACCGCCGAGGACACGCAGCCCGGCGTCTTCCACGACATCGCGGGTCTCGCGGCGGGAACGCTCGTCGAGTACCGGGCCGTGTCGACCGACGCCGCCGGGCACCGCTCGGCCGACTCGACGTTCGCGTCGGTCGGCAACCGCGTCGACCTCACCGCGACGCCCGATGAGCCGGAGGCCCCCGAGGAGCCCGAGCCCCAGGAGCCGACGAACTACACGAACGTCAGCGTGCCCGGCGGCTTCAACAGCGAAGCGGGATGCCCCGGCGACTGGCAGCCCGACTGCGCCCAGGTGCAGATGACCAAGAAGGACGGCATCTGGCACCTCAAGCTCGACGACCTCGCGGCGGGCACCTACGAGTACAAGATCGCGACGGAGAAGAGCTGGGCCGAGAACTACGGCGCCGGCGGCGTGCCGGGCGGCTCGAACATCACGATCACCCACACGGGCGGCCCGATCGAGTTCTTCTTCGATCCGCGCACGAAGAACATCACGTCGACCGACCAGGGACCCGTCATCACCCTTCCCGGCTCGCTCCAGAGCGAGCTCGGCTGCCCCGGCGACTGGCAGCCCGACTGCCTCGCGAGCATGATGTTCGACCAGAACGGCGACGGCGTCTTCCAGTTCACGACCGACGATCTGCCGACGGGCTCGTACGAGGTCAAGGTCGCGCACAACCGCTCGTGGGACGAGAACTACGGCGCGGGCGGCGCGCCCGGCGGCGCGAACATCTCGTTCAGCGCGACCGCCGGCAAGGTCACGACGTTCCGCTACGACATCGCGACGCACATCCTCACGGTGAAGTCGGCCGACCCGCCGCTCGCCGGCACGGGCGAGCTGCGCGCGCACTGGATCGACGCCGCCACGATCGCGTGGCCCGCCGACCTGGGCTCGAAGGCGGCCGATGCGACGTGGCAGCTCTACTCCTCGAAGGATGCGACGCTCGGCGTCACGCCCGACCGCGAGGTCACGGGCGGCGCGGACCCCGTCACGCTCACCCGCCTCGCGGGCGGGCTGACGGCGGAGCAGAAGGCGACGTTCCCGGCGCTCGCGTCGTACATCGCGCTTCACGTGGAGGATCAGGATCGGGATGCCGTCGCGGCGCTGCTGAAGGGCCAGCTCATGGTCGCTCAGCGCAGCGCGGCCGGCGCGCTGACGGCCTTCACGGGCGTGCAGATCCCCGGTGTCCTCGATGACCTCTACGCGTCGGCGGTGGAGAAGCTCGACCTCGGCGTGACCTTCCAGGGCAGCAAGCCCACGTTCCGGCTGTGGGCCCCGACCGCGCAGACGGCGACGCTCCTGACGTGGAACCCCGCGACAGGCTCAGGGGCCGCCAGCGGCGACCCGGTGCGCCACGAGGCGACGTGGGACGCGGCATCCGGAACCTGGACCGTCAAGGGCAAGACCGACCTGAAGGGCGACGAGTACCTCTGGGAGGTCGCCGTCTACGCCCCCACGACGGGGAAGATCGAGACGAACGCCGTCACCGATCCCTACTCCGTCGCGCTCACGGTCGACTCGACGCGCTCCGTCGCCGTCGACCTCGACGACAAGCAGTGGAAGCCGAAGCAGTGGGAGAAGACGGCGGCCCCGGTGGTCGCGCGTCCCGTCGACCACGCGATCTACGAGCTGCACATCCGAGACTTCTCGGCCACCGACGAGACCGTGCCCGAGTACCTCCGCGGCACGTACCTCGCCTTCACGCAGAAGAGCGCGGGGACGGCGCAGCTGAAGCAGCTCGCCGACGCCGGCATCAACACCGTCCACCTGCTGCCGTCGTTCGACATCGCCTCGATCGAGGAGGACAAGGCGAAGCAGCAGACGCCCGCGTGCGACCTCGCGTCGCTGCCGGCCGACTCGCCGAAGCAGCAGGAGTGCGTCGGCGCCGTGGCGGCGACGGACGCCTTCAACTGGGGATACGACCCGTACCACTACTCGGTGCCCGAGGGCTCGTACGCGACCGACCCGAACGGCGGCGCCCGCGTCGGCGAGTTCCGCTCGATGGTCGGCGCGCTGCACGGCCTCGGCCTCCAGGTGGTGCTCGACGAGGTGTTCAACCACACCGCCGCGTCGGGCCAGGCTCCGACGTCGGTGCTCGACCAGGTCGTGCCCGGGTACTACCAGCGGCTCAACGCGGCCGGCAACGTCGAGACCTCGACGTGCTGCCAGAACGTCGCGACCGAGCACGAGGTGGCGCAGAAGCTCATGGTCGACTCGATCGTCACGTGGGCCCGCGAGTACAAGGTCGACGGCTTCCGCTTCGACCTCATGGGCCACGCGTCGAAGGCGAACATGCTCGCGATCCGCGCGGCGCTGGACTCCCTGACGCTCAAGAAGGACGGCGTCGACGGCAAGGCGATCTACCTCTACGGCGAAGGCTGGAACTTCGGCGAGGTCGCGAACAACGCCCTCTTCGAGCAGGCGACGCAGGGCCAGCTCGGCGGCACCGGCATCGGCACCTTCAACGACCGCCTCCGGGACGGCGTGCACGGCGGCAGCCCCGTGCGCGACTCGACGTACGAGCAGGGCTTCGGCACGGGCCTCGGGACCGACCCCAACGGGCACGGCGCCGACGGCACGCCCGAGCAGCAGCTGGCGCGCCTCGGCACGCTGACCGACCTCGTGAAGATCGGCCTGACGGGCAACCTGCGCGACTTCCGCCTGACGGCCGCCGACGGCACCGTGAAGGCGGGCGACGAGCTCGACTACAACGGAGCGCCGGCGGGCTATGCCGATCAGCCCGACGAGACGATCAACTACGTCGACGCGCACGACAACAACACGCTGTACGACCTGTCGGTGCTGAAGCTCCCGACCGACACGAGCATGGCCGACCGCGTCCGCATGAACACGCTCGAGCTCGCGACCGTGACGCTGTCTCAGTCGCCCTCGTTCTGGCACGCGGGCACGGAGCTCCTGCGCTCCAAGTCGCTCGACGACAACAGCTACAACTCCGGCGACTGGTTCAACCGCATCGACTGGACGGGTCAGGAGTCGACCTTCGGCTCGGGCCTGCCGAGTCAGGCCGACAACGGCGACCGCTGGAGCATCCTGCAGCCGCTGCTGGCGAACCCCGCGCTCAAGCCGGGGCCGGCCGACATGGCCGCGGCCGAGGCATCCGCTCTCGATCTGCTCCGCGTGCGCAGCGAGGTGCCGCTCCTGCGTCTCGGGTCCGCCGATCTCATCGAGAAGAAGGTCAGCTTCCCGAACAGCGGAGTGGATGCCACGCCCGGCGTCATCACGATGCTCGTCGACGACCTCGTCGGCAAGGATGTCGACCCGAAGCTCGAGGGCGCCCTCGTCGTCTTCAACGCGTCGCCCGAGGCCACGACGCAGACGATCCCGGCGCTCAAGGGACGCGGCTTCGCCCTGACGCCTGCGCTCGGGAACGGCTCGGATGCCGTCGTGAAGACGACGACGTGGGATGCCGCGACCGGAGCGGTCACGGTGCCCGCGCGGTCGGTGGCCGTGCTCGTCGACAAGGAGCCCATCGCGACGTCGCTGTTCGCCGCGCCGAGCCCCATCGTGACGAAGGCGGGCACGACGGTGAAGATCGTCGGAAAGGTCGTCGCTGCCGACGGATCCGCGCCCCAGGGCACGGTCACCGTCACCGAGAACGGCAAGATCATCGCGACCGCCCCGGTCGAGGCCGCGGCGAAGGGCGCGATCAGCATCTCGCTGCCGAAGCTCGCGCGCGGGACGCACCTGCTGCGGGTGTCGTTCACCGGCGGCGAAGGCTGGGCCGACTCGCGCTCGGTCGTGCCGCTGCCCGTCGTCATCCTCTGA
- a CDS encoding thiolase family protein yields MTRTAVIVDAVRTPSGKGKPGGALSAEHPVDLAAFVLDALLARNGLESTQVDDVILGCVSQIGDQAMNIARQAVLAAGFDERVPATTIDRQCGSSQQAAHFAAQGIIAGAYDIAIAGGVESMSRVPLGSSRQGGSLAPGIASRYPAGLVNQGVSAELIAQKWGLSREELDAFSAESHRRAGDASAHGRFDGQVLPVPTDGGVVRSDETIRTATTVEGLATLPTVFRTDALAERFPDLEWKITAGSSSPLTDAASGVLIMSEEKAVVLGLTPRARFHSFAVVGDDPLLMLTGPIPATQRILERSGLTIDDLDAYEVNEAFASVPLAWLRETGADPGKLNPWGGAIALGHAVGASGTRLLGTLLAHLESTGGRYGLQTMCEGGGMANATIIERL; encoded by the coding sequence ATGACCCGCACCGCCGTCATCGTCGACGCCGTCCGCACGCCATCGGGCAAGGGCAAGCCCGGGGGAGCGCTGTCGGCGGAGCATCCCGTCGATCTCGCCGCCTTCGTCCTCGACGCGCTGCTCGCGCGCAATGGACTCGAGTCGACGCAGGTCGACGACGTCATCCTCGGCTGCGTGAGCCAGATCGGCGATCAGGCGATGAACATCGCGCGCCAGGCCGTGCTCGCGGCGGGGTTCGACGAGCGCGTTCCCGCGACGACGATCGACCGGCAGTGCGGCTCGAGCCAGCAGGCGGCGCACTTCGCAGCGCAGGGGATCATCGCGGGCGCCTACGACATCGCCATCGCGGGCGGCGTCGAGTCGATGAGCCGCGTGCCGCTCGGCTCCTCCCGTCAGGGCGGCTCGCTCGCGCCCGGCATCGCATCCCGCTACCCCGCGGGTCTCGTCAACCAGGGCGTGTCAGCCGAGCTCATCGCGCAGAAGTGGGGCCTCAGCCGCGAGGAGCTCGACGCCTTCTCCGCGGAGTCGCACAGAAGGGCGGGGGATGCCTCGGCCCACGGCCGCTTCGACGGCCAGGTGCTTCCCGTCCCGACCGACGGGGGAGTCGTGCGCAGCGACGAGACGATCCGCACGGCGACGACCGTCGAGGGTCTCGCGACGCTGCCGACGGTCTTCCGCACCGACGCGCTCGCCGAGCGCTTCCCCGACCTGGAGTGGAAGATCACGGCGGGCAGCTCTTCGCCGCTCACGGACGCGGCATCCGGCGTCCTCATCATGAGCGAGGAGAAGGCCGTCGTGCTCGGGCTCACGCCGCGTGCCCGGTTCCACTCGTTCGCCGTCGTCGGCGACGACCCTCTGCTCATGCTCACGGGACCGATCCCCGCGACACAGCGCATCCTCGAGCGCAGCGGCCTCACGATCGACGACCTCGACGCGTACGAGGTGAACGAGGCGTTCGCGTCGGTGCCGCTCGCGTGGCTGCGCGAGACGGGCGCCGATCCCGGGAAGCTCAATCCGTGGGGCGGCGCGATCGCGCTCGGCCACGCCGTCGGAGCCTCGGGCACCCGCCTCCTCGGCACGCTCCTCGCCCACCTCGAGTCGACGGGCGGCCGCTACGGCCTGCAGACGATGTGCGAGGGCGGCGGCATGGCGAACGCGACGATCATCGAGCGGCTCTGA